A genome region from Syntrophaceae bacterium includes the following:
- a CDS encoding NAD-dependent epimerase/dehydratase family protein — protein MNLITGGSGFIGINIARQLLSRGEGVRILDLAAPEGDLPRGRWEFVRADVRDRERVIEACRGVRRVFHIAALVPISKAGRAFWDVNVGGTKNVLDGALRHGVSKVLHMSSSAVLGVRRPSPLDETAALDPIGVYARSKADGEALCLDYRTKGLDISIVRPRTVIGPGRLGIFSILFDWVRAGKTIYLIGPGTNRIQFVEVSELADACIRIAERASNDLFHIGTDRFGTLRDDLGALTAHAGSRSRIRSIPAALAIPLLRALDAMRLSPLADWHYYTYHKDFFFDVAKARTQLGWQPRLSNAEALAASYDWYAAHLDAAHRKTGTTHRAWLRQGILRLLRGVS, from the coding sequence ATGAATCTCATCACCGGCGGTTCCGGGTTCATCGGAATCAACATAGCGCGGCAACTGCTGTCGCGCGGCGAGGGGGTGCGCATTCTCGATCTAGCCGCCCCGGAAGGTGACCTGCCGCGGGGGCGCTGGGAATTCGTCCGGGCGGACGTACGGGACCGCGAGCGCGTGATCGAGGCCTGCCGGGGGGTCCGCAGGGTCTTTCACATCGCGGCCCTCGTTCCCATCTCCAAGGCCGGCCGGGCCTTCTGGGACGTCAATGTGGGAGGGACGAAGAACGTCCTGGACGGGGCGCTCCGGCACGGGGTTTCGAAGGTCCTCCACATGTCCTCCTCCGCCGTCCTGGGGGTCCGAAGGCCGAGCCCTCTCGACGAGACCGCCGCACTGGACCCGATCGGCGTCTACGCCCGTTCCAAGGCCGACGGCGAGGCCCTTTGTCTCGATTACAGGACGAAGGGGCTCGACATCTCCATCGTTCGCCCCCGCACCGTCATCGGGCCGGGCCGCCTGGGGATCTTTTCGATCCTCTTCGACTGGGTTCGCGCCGGAAAGACGATCTACCTCATCGGCCCCGGGACGAACCGGATCCAGTTCGTCGAGGTCTCGGAACTGGCCGACGCCTGCATCCGGATCGCGGAACGGGCATCGAATGATCTGTTCCACATCGGGACGGACCGCTTCGGGACCCTCCGCGACGATCTCGGGGCGCTCACGGCGCACGCGGGGTCACGATCGCGCATCCGGTCGATCCCCGCCGCGCTGGCCATTCCCCTGTTGCGGGCCCTGGACGCGATGCGCCTGTCGCCGCTGGCGGACTGGCACTACTACACCTATCACAAGGATTTCTTCTTCGATGTCGCCAAGGCGAGGACGCAGCTCGGCTGGCAGCCGCGCCTCAGCAATGCCGAGGCCCTCGCGGCATCTTACGACTGGTATGCGGCCCATCTCGACGCCGCGCACCGAAAGACCGGCACGACGCACCGTGCCTGGCTCCGGCAGGGAATCCTGCGCCTGCTGCGGGGTGTCTCCTGA